TTTGATCGCACGCAAGATGGTGCCCCACGGTGAATTCGCAATGAGCTTCAGGATCACGACCGTAACGACAAGGATGAAGAGCGTGAGGTAGTATTGGGCGAGCTCGGAATCGAAGAGGGGGAAGAGGCCGTTAAGGCCGTCTTGCCCACCGGTCACCTCCGAGAAGATGATGGTAAGGCTCTGCATTACGGCAGCACCCGACAGCATCGCGAGGGCGAAGTAGGGGCCTCGCAGCCGCAAGGTCGGAAAACCGATCACAATGCTGAACGCCACCGCGACGAGGGGTGCCGCAGGCAGGCTCCACCATGGGCTCAAGCCGTAGTTGACGTTGAGGAAGCCGGCGGTGTAGGCGCCGGCACCGATGAAAAGGGAATGGCCGAAATTCTCGCGCCCCGTAAGGCCGGACATGAAATCCCAGCTCGCCGCCCACATTCCGAAGCAAAGTGCCACGGTCAGGATACCTGTTACGTAGTTGCTTCCGAGCAGCCACGGCGCGAGGGCCAAAGCGGCCACCGCGATCAAGGCACCGAGTAGATCGATCTTCTTCGTACCCATGGGACAATCAAAACGCCGCGCGTTTGCCGAAAAAGCCCGCTGGACGCAAGATGAGCGTCAGGAGCACTGCCGCGACCGATACGATCTGGGACCATTCAGTCGAAATCTTGAAGGCGATGATCGTTTCCGTATAGCCGAGGAGGAGTGCGCCCACGATGCTGCCCGGAATCGAGCCGAGGCCGCCCACCACGACAATCGCAAACGCCTTGACGAGAGGAAGGAGCCCCATGCCCGGGATCACCGTCTGGAATGGGGCGACGAGGACTCCGGCAGCGGCTGCGATACCCGCCGAGAGCCCCATCACCAGCGAATAGATGCGGTCCGACGGTATGCCCATGTACTGGGCGGCTTCAGCGTCTTGAGAGATCGCAAGGATTGCCGAACCGAGGCGCGTGTGTTGCATGAAGAACCACAAGCCGGCGAGGATCGCTATTCCGCCGCTGAGAGCGACAATCCGCTGGCCGCTGATGTCGACGTCGCCGAGATGATAGGTCGCCCCGACCATCGAGGGCACGTTGCGCGCTTCGGAACCGAAGATCAGCAGAAGGACCTGCTCGACCATCAGGTTTACGGCAAGCGTAATCATGAGCACGGCGAGAGTCGATCGACGGAGCGGGCGCACCAGCACGCGCTCCATCCCGATTCCGAAGCATGCAACGAGGGCCACCGCAATAATCGCGGCAAGCCAAAGGGGCAAATGTGCATCCGCGGTCAGGGCGTAGACGCTGTAGGCGCCGAGCGCATAGAAGGAGCCATGCGCGAGGTTGAGGATCCGCGCCACGCCGAAGATGAGTGTGAAGCCCACCGCCAGCATGGCGTAGATCGCGCTGATAACTGCCCCGTAGACAAGGATCTGAACCAAGCGGGCTCAGCCCGTCAATTCTGCTGCAGCCAGGGTGGATTGATCATCGCGCCGTTGGCCACTTCCTTGGGCCAGATCACCTTGCGTTCGCCCTTGTCTTGCCATTGCACAAAAAGCTCATTCACGAAGCCCGGACCGTCCTTGACCTCGTGGAGCTCGTCGAATTGGACACGGCCGCGCACGCCGACATAGTCGGTTTTCTCGAGCGCCTTGATGACCTTGTCAGCATCTGTCGTCCCCGCCGCCGCAACGGCGTTTGCGTAGATATACACGGCGTCGTAGGAGCCGCCTGCCGTGTAGACGGGAGAACGGTTATAGGTCTTCACGAATTTATCCCACCACGCGACCGTCTTGTCGGTGAGGGGTGCGCGCAGCACGAAGTTGGTCGAAACCTCGCTTATCGCCTTGCCGCCAACGCGATTGAAGAAGTCGGCATCCTGACCCTTCACGTCGATACCGCCGATCGGCACGGGCACCTTGGCGTCGTACCACTGCTTAACGAACACATCGGAAGCGGCGTGGGACAGGATGATCATGAGATACTGGGAACCGCTGTCCTTCACTTTCGTGAAAATCGGCGAGAAGTCGGCGGTCTGAACGTCGAAGAATTCGGCGATGGGAACCTGGAGGCCCGCGTCCTCTGCCCCTTTCTTGAGGGCGGGAACGATGTCCTGCACCCATTTTGCATTCTCGCCGATGATCGAAATCTTCGTGTAGCCGAGTTCTCCCTTTAGCTTGCCCTTGATGAAGTCTACGAGGCCGTTCGCTTGCTTGGCCGAATTGGTGGGATTCACGCGAAAGATGTATTTATAGTGCTCGTAATCATCCTTGACCTTCTGCTGGATCGCGGGCGAGGCGGAGCCGATTCCGAGGAAGATTGTCTTGGCGCGCGAGATATGCGGCAGCTCTCCGAGAGTGACGCCCGAATCGTACCCACCGATCAGCACGTCGACATGGTCCTCGCCGGTTAGCTTATTCACGGCCGCAATGCCGACCTTGGGTCCTTCGGACGCCGCCTCTCCTTCGTCTGCGACAACCATTTCTAGCTTGCGGCCGAGGACGCCCCCGCCCGTATTGATCTCGTCGATCGCGATTTTCACTGCGTCGATTGCGTCACGGCCGACCTGGAGCTGGATTGCCGTGTTAACGCCGATCTTGATCGGCTGATCTTGCTGTGCTGCCGCCGGCCGGGCCAACCAAGCGCAGCTTAGAACGACGGCTGTCGCGGCCATCGACGAAATTACTCGCAGCCTCATCCTTTCCTCCCTGACTAGAGCCACACGCGCATTGGGAATGGTCTTTATGGATATTCCCCACGGGGTTGTGAAACGGCGCCCCGTGTTGGTATGGTCATCGTTATTGCGTACCAATACCACACGCACCACCGGTTGGGAATTTGCCGTGATTCACGATCAGGTTATTGGCGGCGACTTATGCGCGCTCATGCCCGCTTTCACCAAAATTATGACTTTCGCCCCACCCGCGACACACCGTCGCGCATGTCCTTCGATTTGCTTGTTGATTTCTCCGCGAACTGGGCTATGTAAACAGCACTGATTTAGTCCTGATTTGGGAATGCCGACATGATCCGGCTGAACAGGCTGACCGATTACGCGATCGTGGTCCTCTCGCAATTGAGCAGGGATCGAGCGTCCGTGCGCACAGCGACGCAACTTGCACACGAGACCGGGGTACCGCTCCCAACCGTCGCAAAGATCCTAAAGACACTCGCGACCGAGGGGATCATCTTGTCTCACCGCGGGGCTGCGGGAGGCTACACCCTTAGCCGGTCGCCCGATGCCGTCACCGCCGCCCAAATCATCACGGCGCTGGAAGGTCCGATTGCCCTTACGGCTTGCGTCGAGGGCTCAGGTGGGCATTGCGACGTCGAACAGTTATGTCCGATGCGCGGGCACTGGGAGAAGGTGAACGGCGCTATCAGGCATGCGCTGGAAAAACTGACGCTGGCGGAGCTTGCGGCGCCCTTGCCGTCGTTTTCAGCTCTCGCCGGGCAAGAGTTGGTAGGAGCGAATTGATGTCAAGTGCGGCAGAGACCATCGAACAACTTCGCGCCGTCACGGAGCGCAAATATCAATACGGCTTCGTCACGGATATCGAAGAGGACAGGGCGCCCAAGGGGCTGAGTGAGGAGACCATTCGATTCATCTCGGCCAAGAAGGAAGAACCGGCATGGCTGCTCGATTGGCGCCTCAAGGCCTATCGCCATTGGCTTACGATGAAAGAGCCGACCTGGGCGCTCGTGAAGTACCCGGCAATCGACTATCAGGACGCATATTATTACTCGGCACCCAAGGCCAGGACCGACGCGCCGAAAAGCTTGAGTGAGGTCGACCCCGCCCTTTTGAAAACTTACGAAAAGCTCGGCATTCCGCTTCGAGAGCAGGAAATGCTTGCCGGCGTCGCGGTCGACGCGGTGTTCGACAGCGTCTCCGTCGCGACGACGTTCAAGGGAAAGCTCGAAGAGCAGGGGATCATCTTCTGCTCGATTTCCGAGGCGGTACGCCAGCACCCTGATCTCGTGCGCGAGTATCTCGGCTCTGTCGTGCCTTATTCGGACAATTTTTTCGCGACCCTCAATTCTGCGGTCTTCACCGACGGCTCGTTTGTCTATGTGCCGAAGGGCGTTCGCTGCCCTATGGAGCTTTCGACTTACTTCCGTATCAACGCGGCGAAGACTGGGCAGTTCGAGCGTACATTGATCGTCGCGGATGCCGGTTCCTATGTGAGCTATCTCGAAGGGTGCACGGCCCCGATGCGCGACGAGAATCAGCTCCATGCGGCGGTCGTCGAACTTGTCGCTTTGGACGACGCCGCGATCAAGTATTCGACCGTGCAGAACTGGTATCCGGGCGATGAAAACGGCAAAGGTGGCATCTACAATTTTGTGACCAAGCGAGGCGCTTGCCGTGGGCGCAATGCCAAGATCTCGTGGACGCAAGTGGAAACTGGCTCGGCGATTACTTGGAAATATCCAAGCTGCATTCTGCAGGGCGACAACTCGCAAGGCGAATTCTATTCGGTGGCCATCACAAACAACTTTCAGCAGGCCGACACGGGCACCAAGATGCTCCACCTTGGCAGGAATACGCGCTCGCGCATCGTCTCGAAAGGCATTTCCTGCGGTCGCGGTCAGCAGACCTATCGCGGCCTCGTGCGCATCGGCACCGGTGCCCAGGGTGCGCGCAACCATACTCAATGCGACTCGCTCCTGATTGGCGACAAGTGTGGCGCGCACACCGTGCCCTACATCGAGAGCCGGAATCGTTCGGCCCAGGTCGAGCACGAGGCGACCACATCGAAAATCGGCGACGATCAACTTTTTTATTGCCGCCAGCGTGGGATATCCCAAGAAGATGCTGTCGCCTTGATCGTCAACGGGTTCTGCCGCGAGGTGCTGCAGGAGTTGCCAATGGAATTCGCCGTCGAGGCGCAAAAACTGGTTGGCATCAGCCTTGAAGGCAGCGTCGGCTGAGGTAGGAGTTAAGATAAGAGATGAAAGCTGACACCATGCTGGAAATCAAAAACCTTCATGCCTCGGTCGATGGCAAGCACATCCTAAAAGGCATCGATCTCACGGTGGCTTCGGGCGAGATTCACGCCGTCATGGGCCCGAACGGCTCCGGAAAAAGCACGCTTTCCTATGTCCTCTCCGGTCGCGAGGGCTATGAGGTGACCGCGGGAACGGTCACCTTCAAGGGCCGTGACTTGCTCACGATGACGCCGGAGGAGCGGGCGGGAGAAGGTGTTTTCCTCGCCTTTCAATATCCGGTTGAAATTCCCGGTGTTTCCGGAACGA
The Alphaproteobacteria bacterium DNA segment above includes these coding regions:
- a CDS encoding branched-chain amino acid ABC transporter permease codes for the protein MGTKKIDLLGALIAVAALALAPWLLGSNYVTGILTVALCFGMWAASWDFMSGLTGRENFGHSLFIGAGAYTAGFLNVNYGLSPWWSLPAAPLVAVAFSIVIGFPTLRLRGPYFALAMLSGAAVMQSLTIIFSEVTGGQDGLNGLFPLFDSELAQYYLTLFILVVTVVILKLIANSPWGTILRAIKGDEASCQAAGINVTFYKIASLMISAAFAGLGGALYAHYQLQVGPDLFAVILSINIIVMVYVGGMGSIYGPVCGALFLNLLTEGLRGLSEYRLWVYTLILIFILFFLQQGLFAPLWRRIRGAAS
- a CDS encoding branched-chain amino acid ABC transporter permease gives rise to the protein MVQILVYGAVISAIYAMLAVGFTLIFGVARILNLAHGSFYALGAYSVYALTADAHLPLWLAAIIAVALVACFGIGMERVLVRPLRRSTLAVLMITLAVNLMVEQVLLLIFGSEARNVPSMVGATYHLGDVDISGQRIVALSGGIAILAGLWFFMQHTRLGSAILAISQDAEAAQYMGIPSDRIYSLVMGLSAGIAAAAGVLVAPFQTVIPGMGLLPLVKAFAIVVVGGLGSIPGSIVGALLLGYTETIIAFKISTEWSQIVSVAAVLLTLILRPAGFFGKRAAF
- a CDS encoding ABC transporter substrate-binding protein; the protein is MRLRVISSMAATAVVLSCAWLARPAAAQQDQPIKIGVNTAIQLQVGRDAIDAVKIAIDEINTGGGVLGRKLEMVVADEGEAASEGPKVGIAAVNKLTGEDHVDVLIGGYDSGVTLGELPHISRAKTIFLGIGSASPAIQQKVKDDYEHYKYIFRVNPTNSAKQANGLVDFIKGKLKGELGYTKISIIGENAKWVQDIVPALKKGAEDAGLQVPIAEFFDVQTADFSPIFTKVKDSGSQYLMIILSHAASDVFVKQWYDAKVPVPIGGIDVKGQDADFFNRVGGKAISEVSTNFVLRAPLTDKTVAWWDKFVKTYNRSPVYTAGGSYDAVYIYANAVAAAGTTDADKVIKALEKTDYVGVRGRVQFDELHEVKDGPGFVNELFVQWQDKGERKVIWPKEVANGAMINPPWLQQN
- a CDS encoding SUF system Fe-S cluster assembly regulator produces the protein MIRLNRLTDYAIVVLSQLSRDRASVRTATQLAHETGVPLPTVAKILKTLATEGIILSHRGAAGGYTLSRSPDAVTAAQIITALEGPIALTACVEGSGGHCDVEQLCPMRGHWEKVNGAIRHALEKLTLAELAAPLPSFSALAGQELVGAN
- the sufB gene encoding Fe-S cluster assembly protein SufB; protein product: MSSAAETIEQLRAVTERKYQYGFVTDIEEDRAPKGLSEETIRFISAKKEEPAWLLDWRLKAYRHWLTMKEPTWALVKYPAIDYQDAYYYSAPKARTDAPKSLSEVDPALLKTYEKLGIPLREQEMLAGVAVDAVFDSVSVATTFKGKLEEQGIIFCSISEAVRQHPDLVREYLGSVVPYSDNFFATLNSAVFTDGSFVYVPKGVRCPMELSTYFRINAAKTGQFERTLIVADAGSYVSYLEGCTAPMRDENQLHAAVVELVALDDAAIKYSTVQNWYPGDENGKGGIYNFVTKRGACRGRNAKISWTQVETGSAITWKYPSCILQGDNSQGEFYSVAITNNFQQADTGTKMLHLGRNTRSRIVSKGISCGRGQQTYRGLVRIGTGAQGARNHTQCDSLLIGDKCGAHTVPYIESRNRSAQVEHEATTSKIGDDQLFYCRQRGISQEDAVALIVNGFCREVLQELPMEFAVEAQKLVGISLEGSVG